The following nucleotide sequence is from Burkholderia gladioli.
GCTGCTGCAGGCCAAGCACGGTGGCCGCCAGGGTCGACTTGCCGGAGCCCGATTCGCCGACGATGCCGATCGTCTCGCCGCGGCGCAGCGTCAGCGCCACCTCGTGCACGGCGCGAAAGCGGGTCTTGCCGAACAGCGAGCGCAGCCCCTTGGCGGCGGTGCGGTAGTCGACCGCCACGTCGCGCACCTCGAGGATCGGCCGCGCGTCGGCCGCCACCGGCTCGACCTCGCGCACCGGCTCGCTGTCGAGCAGCCGCTGCGTATAAGGGTGTTGCGGGTTGGCGAACAGCGCGGCGGTCTCGTTGGTCTCGACCAGCACGCCCTTCTCCATCACCGCCACGCGCTGCGCGAAGCGGCGCACCAGGTTCAGGTCGTGGGTGATCAGCAGCACCGCCATGCCGCGCGTGGCCGCCTCCTGCTCCTGCAGCTCGATCAGCAGGTCGACGATCTGCTGGCGCACCGTCACGTCGAGCGCGGTGGTGGGCTCGTCGGCCAGCAGCAGGCGCGGCCGGCAGGCCAGCGCCATGGCGATCATGGCGCGCTGGCGCTGGCCGCCCGAAAGCTGGTGCGGGAAGCTGTCGATGCGCCGCTCCGGCTCGGGAATCCCGGTGCGGCGCAGCAGTTCGATGCCGCGCTCGCGCGCCGCGCCGGGCCGCAAGCCCTCGTGCAGGCGCAGGCTCTCGGCGATCTGCTTGCCGACCGTGTAGAGCGGGTTGAGCGCCGTCATCGGCTCCTGGAACACCATCGCGATGTCGGCGCCGCGGATCCCGCGCATCTGCTGCTCGCTCTTGGCCAGCAGGTCCTCGCCGTCGAACAGCATGCGCCCCGACAGCTCGGCGTCGCGCACCAGGCGCAGGATCGACAGCGCGGTCACGCTCTTGCCCGAACCCGATTCGCCGACCAGCGCGACGCGTTCGCCGCGCGCGATCGACAGCGACAGCGTCTGCACCGCGGCGCGGCCGCCGAAGCTGGCGGAAAAATCCTCGATGCTCAGCAGCGGCCTTTCGTGGGACGGATTGGACTGCTTGGACTGGATTGGCGTCATCTCACTTG
It contains:
- a CDS encoding ABC transporter ATP-binding protein codes for the protein MTPIQSKQSNPSHERPLLSIEDFSASFGGRAAVQTLSLSIARGERVALVGESGSGKSVTALSILRLVRDAELSGRMLFDGEDLLAKSEQQMRGIRGADIAMVFQEPMTALNPLYTVGKQIAESLRLHEGLRPGAARERGIELLRRTGIPEPERRIDSFPHQLSGGQRQRAMIAMALACRPRLLLADEPTTALDVTVRQQIVDLLIELQEQEAATRGMAVLLITHDLNLVRRFAQRVAVMEKGVLVETNETAALFANPQHPYTQRLLDSEPVREVEPVAADARPILEVRDVAVDYRTAAKGLRSLFGKTRFRAVHEVALTLRRGETIGIVGESGSGKSTLAATVLGLQQPAAGAIEIDGLPLAEVRGSRGKRELYGRMQVVFQDPFGSLSPRMTVEQIVGEGLALHRPDMTASARRGRIAALLDEVGLPAEAMLRYPHEFSGGQRQRIAIARALAVEPELLVLDEPTSALDVSIQKQVLKLLTNLQKKYRLSYLFITHDLAVMRAMAHRVIVMKAGRVVESGDALDVLNAPSHAYTQALLASSMLSTAAAAEERAND